The Pandoraea apista genomic interval ATCACGTTGAAGAACAACTGATCGGGTCGAAGTGGCGGGAACGGCGCCTCCGCCGCACAACGTGTGACGGCCGCGATTTCCTGCCACGGCTGTTGCGCTCGATCGAGCGCGCCCGCCCCTCCGCCAGCGATGAGCACCTCATCGTCCGGTAGATTCGAGTCAGACACGGGGCGACGCAGAGGTGACAGGCGAGACGGCATGCGCGGCCAGCGTAACCAGACTGGCCCGTTCCGGCCCAAGTCCAATGCCCGCCAACGGAGCACCGATGTGACGTTCGACGAAATCGACGAAACCATGCATCGCAGCATCGAGTGCGCCTTCCCGCCCGAGCGCGAGCGAATGTTCGTTCAGCCCGGGATAAATCAACACGTCCGGTAGGGGATCGGTGGACAGCACGTCGCGATGTACACGCATGGGTATGCCTTGATACGCCGAATGAAAATAGTGCGACAGACAATCGACCTTGTTGAGATAGACGCAGTCCACGCCATGTGCCTTGACGACTTCGCGCAACTGCGCGAGGTCCAGCATGCCGATTCGTCGCGGCCGGCCAGTCCCCGTCCCGTACTCGCCCGTGAGTATTCGAAGGGCAATGCCGACATCGAACGGGTCGTCGGAGCGCAGCAGTTGTTCAGCGGTACAGCGCACTTGCTCCTCTGCTGCACCAACGCTTTTCTGGGATGCGTCATGACAATACTGCGCCGAACGCTCGCCACCCAGCTCGGACGGAAACGGGCCACGCCCGACACGCGACATGATCGCTTTCGCCACGCCAATCGTTCGACGGTGATACTTCGGCGAGAGATCACCTCCCACATAGGCATAGGCCGGCACGGTATGGCTCGATGTCACGTACGGCTGGCTGCCGTCAACGACATCGAGCAACACCGACTGTGCCCCTTCGAACAGTACATTGGCACCATGCCTCACACGATCGATGAGCCATCCGCGATCCGTCTCGATGTAATCACGCAAGGTTTCCGAAACCTTCGGCAAGCTCAGGAGCATGTCCGACATTTCAGCGATCCAGGGCGAGGTGCCGCCTTCCGCATTGATCATGCGAGTGAATACATTGCGCATCGAAGCCACGGTGTCTGCCTCGTTCGCGAGCAGGTCGCCAAGCATCAAATTGACACGCGTATCGTTGCGCACGCGCATGGCCCGATCTGCATAGCAGGGCCCGATGCCATTACCCGTGGTCCCGATCATTCCGCTCGCGCGGCGGTCCATCGCAATGTGGTGCGGCTGTACCAGCGCAGCACGCGCACTGATACGCAGCCGGCCTTCGAGCGAGATGCCCATCTCGCGCAACTGTTCGATCTCGTCGGCCAGCTTCCAGGGGTTGATGGCACATCCCGATCCGATGTACAGCATTGCGTGTGGGTGGAATACGCCGGAAGGCAGTTGCTTGAGTGCGATGCGTCCGGAGGGCGTATCGATGGTGTGCCCGGCATTGGCGCCGCCGTTGAACCGAGCGATCACGTCGTAACCTGGCGCAAGCGCATCGATGATTTTCGCCTTGCCTTCATCGCCGTATTGCAGGCCGACGAGAACGTCGGCGAAGCCTGCCGCGGGCTGCGAAGGGAGGTGAGCGGAGTGAAACGAGGGGCGGGTAGAGACAGAGGTCATGCGCGTTGCATATCGTAGAAAAAACGGGGAACGGGCGCCTGCTGTGCCGCCAACCGGTCGTAGACCCAGCGGCCGACGGCGATGTCGAGAATGCCCAGACCGAAGGGTGAAAACACGATGGGCCGGTCATGCGCCGGTGGTATATCGCCACATAGCAAGTGCGGCAGCGAAGTCGTGACGAAACGCCGGTGGCCGGTCTCGGTTTCCGTGAGATGCAGCGAAGTCATTGCGCGCAGGCAATGGTCGATGTCATCTACCACGTTGTAAGACGCGAGCACAACCGCAGGCGCGAGGTCGCGTAGCGAGAGATGCAGCACGATCGGGCAGTGCGAGAACCAATCGGCGTTGTCCAGATATGGCGATGCGGCCGTCGTCGTGAACACAATGACGTCCGACTCACGAATGGTCGCTTCGAGTAATGCCTCCGGGCGTGCGTCGTAGCCGGGGTGCTTCCCGATTCGGGTTGCGAGCGACGTCGCGTAATCATTGTTCAAATCGTGCACCTTCACGTTGCCGATCGGCAGCGCTGCGAGCGGCAGACACTCGGCCACATGACGTGCGATAACCCCCGCCCCCACAAATCCCACGCGCAGGCCTTTCGGTGACGACTCCTTCCTGGCAAACGTATTGCCCGCGAGGCAGCGGAGCGCGCTGATAGCACTCGCCGCCGTACGCGCGGCACTGATGATGCTCGCTTCCATGCACGCCATCGGATAGCCGGTTGACGGGTCGTTCAGGATAAGGACAGCCGATGCGCGCGGCATGCCACGTTCGATGTTTTCTGGAAAGCTCGATATCCACTTGATGCCGGTCACCCCTTCGCTGTCATCGTGGTCACAAATGTGCGCCGGCAGCGCGATGATGCGATTGCGCCGCCCGCCGGGAAACCGGAGAAATTGACTTTCCGGATTCACCGTGCGGCCAGCGCTGTGGGCACGATATGCGGCCTCGACCGTATCGAGAACGGCTGACTTGTCTTCCCCGATGGCCGCGTCGATCTGCTCACCGGTGAACACGCGAAATTGCGGTAGCGACAAGGCGTTCATGGCAATGAGGGCCTCACGGCGTCGAGGGTGTGCGAAGCGCCGTGCGCTGCGCGGAAACGATCGCCAGCCCATAGCGCAGCCCAGTCGGAGTCGTAGAGGGTGTCCAGATATTTGTCGCCCATGTCCGGCGCAATGGCGACCACCGTGTCGTTCGCTGAAATGTCCGCAGACGACAGTTGCACCGCCCGCAGCACGCTGCCCGTGGACCCGCCCGCCAACAAGCCGCGTGCGGCCAGCCGGTGACACATGCGCAACGTTTCCGCTTCGGGGATATGGACGATGGCGTCGGGTGACTCGACATCAAGGAGTTCGCACAACGGCGGGCGGTGGCTTGTCCCCAGCCCGGGGATGCGTCGCGGTCCGGGCGGGCCGCCGAACGTGACAGAACCGACCGCATCGACCGCGATGACACGGGTGGGCAGTCGATGCGCTCGCACGTAGC includes:
- a CDS encoding adenylosuccinate synthetase, with translation MTSVSTRPSFHSAHLPSQPAAGFADVLVGLQYGDEGKAKIIDALAPGYDVIARFNGGANAGHTIDTPSGRIALKQLPSGVFHPHAMLYIGSGCAINPWKLADEIEQLREMGISLEGRLRISARAALVQPHHIAMDRRASGMIGTTGNGIGPCYADRAMRVRNDTRVNLMLGDLLANEADTVASMRNVFTRMINAEGGTSPWIAEMSDMLLSLPKVSETLRDYIETDRGWLIDRVRHGANVLFEGAQSVLLDVVDGSQPYVTSSHTVPAYAYVGGDLSPKYHRRTIGVAKAIMSRVGRGPFPSELGGERSAQYCHDASQKSVGAAEEQVRCTAEQLLRSDDPFDVGIALRILTGEYGTGTGRPRRIGMLDLAQLREVVKAHGVDCVYLNKVDCLSHYFHSAYQGIPMRVHRDVLSTDPLPDVLIYPGLNEHSLALGREGALDAAMHGFVDFVERHIGAPLAGIGLGPERASLVTLAAHAVSPVTSASPRV
- the sbnB gene encoding 2,3-diaminopropionate biosynthesis protein SbnB, with translation MNALSLPQFRVFTGEQIDAAIGEDKSAVLDTVEAAYRAHSAGRTVNPESQFLRFPGGRRNRIIALPAHICDHDDSEGVTGIKWISSFPENIERGMPRASAVLILNDPSTGYPMACMEASIISAARTAASAISALRCLAGNTFARKESSPKGLRVGFVGAGVIARHVAECLPLAALPIGNVKVHDLNNDYATSLATRIGKHPGYDARPEALLEATIRESDVIVFTTTAASPYLDNADWFSHCPIVLHLSLRDLAPAVVLASYNVVDDIDHCLRAMTSLHLTETETGHRRFVTTSLPHLLCGDIPPAHDRPIVFSPFGLGILDIAVGRWVYDRLAAQQAPVPRFFYDMQRA